A genomic window from Methylorubrum extorquens includes:
- a CDS encoding glucan biosynthesis protein G, translated as MIRAKGHHAPNGPAKQAVPTGVPSRRGVMSGLAAAGLAAALPACAEEEARSLPFEPGMVERRAQALAAQPFDGRFPPLPAPLAGLDYDGYRDIRFRKDHALLGEAGGPFRLQLFHRGFLYPRPVSVSLVRDGISTPIPYDPALFDFGRTRIEGTLPSDLNFAGIRIHAPLNRPDRLDELIVFAGASYFRFLGQDQLYGLSARALAIGTDSDKEEFPFFRAFFIEVPPADAKTLTIHALLDSPSVAGAYRFTVEPGRNTTVRVSATLYPRQDLSSVGLAPLTSMFFISETDRGHSDDYRPELHDSDGLQLATGAGEWLWRPLDNPQGRRISTFLDHDPKGFGLMQRDRDFASYQDLEAGYERRPGYFVEPEGAWGEGSVVLMELPTDNETADNVVAFWRPKQPYPAGKPARLAYTIRSQTGEDLHPNGKVMNTFVAEPAASGAARRAADAAALRNRRFLIDFGGGALAKRLGDPAPPEVVASASRGRITATSIVPNPHVGGFRVALDVQLDGPGATELRAYLRQDDQALTETWSYPWSVA; from the coding sequence ATGATCCGCGCCAAAGGCCATCACGCCCCCAACGGCCCTGCCAAGCAGGCCGTGCCGACGGGCGTGCCCTCGCGGCGGGGCGTGATGTCCGGGCTGGCCGCCGCCGGCCTCGCCGCAGCCCTGCCGGCTTGCGCTGAAGAGGAGGCAAGGAGCCTTCCTTTCGAGCCCGGCATGGTCGAGCGCCGGGCACAGGCGCTCGCAGCGCAGCCCTTCGACGGCCGCTTCCCGCCGCTGCCGGCACCACTCGCGGGCCTCGATTACGACGGCTATCGCGACATCCGCTTCCGGAAGGACCATGCGTTGCTCGGCGAGGCCGGCGGGCCGTTCCGGCTTCAACTGTTTCACCGCGGCTTTCTCTATCCGCGCCCGGTCTCCGTGAGCCTCGTGCGCGACGGGATCTCCACGCCGATCCCGTACGATCCGGCTCTGTTCGATTTCGGCCGAACCCGGATCGAGGGGACGCTGCCGAGCGACCTGAACTTTGCCGGCATCCGCATCCACGCGCCACTGAACCGACCCGACCGCCTCGACGAACTCATCGTCTTCGCCGGTGCCAGCTACTTCCGTTTCCTCGGCCAGGACCAGCTCTACGGCCTCTCCGCCCGCGCTCTCGCGATCGGCACGGATTCCGACAAGGAGGAGTTTCCGTTCTTCCGCGCCTTCTTCATCGAGGTGCCGCCCGCGGATGCGAAGACGCTGACGATCCACGCCCTGCTCGACAGCCCCTCGGTGGCCGGCGCCTACCGCTTCACGGTCGAGCCGGGCCGAAACACGACCGTGCGGGTGAGCGCGACGCTCTACCCGCGGCAGGATCTGTCCTCCGTCGGTCTCGCGCCGCTGACCTCGATGTTCTTCATCAGCGAGACCGATCGCGGCCACAGCGACGATTACCGGCCGGAACTGCACGATTCGGACGGGCTCCAACTCGCCACCGGCGCCGGCGAATGGCTGTGGCGGCCGCTCGACAATCCGCAGGGCCGGCGGATCTCGACCTTCCTCGACCACGACCCCAAGGGGTTCGGGCTGATGCAGCGCGACCGCGACTTTGCCAGCTACCAGGATCTGGAAGCCGGCTACGAGCGGCGTCCCGGTTACTTCGTCGAGCCGGAGGGCGCCTGGGGCGAGGGCAGCGTCGTGCTGATGGAACTACCGACCGACAACGAGACCGCCGACAACGTCGTCGCCTTCTGGCGCCCGAAACAGCCCTATCCGGCGGGCAAGCCGGCGCGGCTCGCCTACACGATCCGCTCGCAGACGGGCGAGGATCTCCACCCGAACGGCAAGGTCATGAACACCTTCGTCGCCGAGCCCGCCGCGAGCGGCGCCGCGCGGCGGGCCGCGGACGCAGCCGCCCTGCGCAACCGGCGCTTCCTGATCGACTTCGGCGGTGGGGCGCTGGCAAAGCGTCTCGGCGATCCGGCGCCGCCCGAAGTCGTCGCCAGCGCCAGCCGGGGCCGGATCACCGCGACCTCGATCGTGCCGAACCCGCATGTCGGCGGGTTTCGCGTCGCCCTCGACGTGCAACTCGACGGGCCGGGCGCGACCGAATTGCGGGCCTATCTGAGACAGGACGATCAGGCTCTGACCGAGACATGGTCCTATCCCTGGAGCGTAGCGTGA
- a CDS encoding type III PLP-dependent enzyme — translation MTDRIRDYLRARRDLGRDEGPVMVLDLDVVRDNYTAFARALPDTRVFYAVKANPAAEVLRLLAEMGSCFDTASVAEIEMALAAGATADRISFGNTIKKERDVVRALKLGIRLFAVDCQAEVEKIVRASEAAGIEAGEVQVFCRILCDGAGADWPLSRKFGCEPEMAVNVLEHAHRHGLNAYGVSFHVGSQQANTEAWDGALASASEIFRECALRGIGLSMVNLGGGFPTKYLKQVPGVETYGDAIFRALTKHFGNRIPETIIEPGRGMVGNAGLIEAEVVLVSKKSEAEDEVRWVYLDIGKFGGLAETMDESIRYAIRTDHDEDRMSPCVVAGPTCDSVDVLYEKNHYPLPVSLSIGDKVWIEGAGAYTTTYAAVAFNGFPPLEQIVI, via the coding sequence ATGACCGATCGCATCCGCGATTACCTGCGCGCGCGCCGCGACCTCGGCCGGGACGAGGGCCCGGTGATGGTCCTCGACCTCGATGTCGTGCGCGACAACTATACGGCCTTCGCCCGCGCGCTGCCCGACACCCGCGTGTTCTACGCCGTGAAGGCGAACCCGGCCGCGGAAGTGCTGCGCCTGCTCGCCGAGATGGGCTCCTGCTTCGACACGGCATCCGTGGCCGAGATCGAGATGGCGCTCGCCGCCGGCGCCACCGCCGACCGCATCTCCTTCGGCAACACCATCAAGAAGGAGCGCGACGTCGTCCGCGCGCTCAAGCTCGGCATCCGCCTCTTCGCCGTCGATTGCCAGGCCGAAGTCGAGAAAATCGTTCGTGCGAGCGAGGCGGCCGGCATCGAGGCCGGTGAGGTGCAGGTGTTCTGCCGTATCCTCTGCGACGGCGCGGGCGCCGACTGGCCGCTCTCGCGCAAGTTCGGCTGCGAGCCGGAGATGGCGGTGAACGTGCTGGAGCACGCCCACCGGCACGGCCTCAATGCCTACGGCGTCTCGTTCCATGTCGGTTCGCAGCAGGCCAACACGGAAGCCTGGGACGGGGCGCTCGCCTCGGCCTCTGAGATCTTCCGGGAATGCGCGCTTCGCGGCATCGGCCTGTCGATGGTCAACCTCGGCGGCGGCTTCCCGACCAAGTACCTCAAGCAGGTGCCGGGCGTGGAAACCTACGGCGACGCGATCTTCCGCGCGCTCACCAAGCATTTCGGCAACCGCATCCCGGAGACGATCATCGAGCCGGGCCGCGGCATGGTCGGCAATGCCGGCCTGATCGAGGCTGAAGTCGTGCTGGTCTCCAAGAAGTCGGAGGCCGAGGACGAGGTGCGCTGGGTCTATCTCGACATCGGCAAGTTCGGTGGCTTGGCCGAAACCATGGACGAGTCGATCCGCTACGCGATCCGTACCGACCACGACGAGGATCGCATGAGCCCTTGCGTCGTCGCCGGCCCGACCTGCGATTCGGTCGACGTGCTCTACGAGAAGAACCACTACCCGCTGCCGGTCTCCCTCTCGATCGGCGACAAGGTGTGGATCGAGGGCGCGGGCGCCTACACCACGACCTATGCCGCGGTCGCCTTCAACGGCTTCCCGCCCCTCGAGCAGATCGTGATCTGA
- a CDS encoding Uma2 family endonuclease, with product MALALRRDPGMRVAAYQAWVADLPDEERWGLIDGEPVLMAPQSARHQQIVANSVRHLRPFGRDRGCRAIPGIAVLSDSMDTFAPIPDVVVRCGPSLKDGYARDPVLVAEVLSPSTMSRDRGLKTDFYRSIASLKLFLIAYQDEPRVEVWRREPDSGWAFEARDLGGAIDLPELGGRLAVAEIYDDIAF from the coding sequence ATGGCGCTCGCCCTTCGGCGCGACCCCGGCATGCGGGTGGCGGCGTATCAAGCCTGGGTCGCCGACCTTCCGGACGAGGAGCGCTGGGGGTTAATCGACGGCGAGCCGGTGCTGATGGCGCCTCAGAGTGCGCGGCATCAGCAGATCGTCGCGAACTCGGTCCGGCATCTTCGACCGTTCGGACGCGACCGCGGCTGCCGCGCGATTCCCGGAATCGCTGTGCTGAGCGACAGTATGGACACCTTCGCACCGATCCCCGACGTGGTGGTGCGTTGCGGGCCCTCGTTGAAGGACGGCTATGCCCGCGATCCCGTCCTCGTGGCAGAAGTCCTCTCACCATCGACCATGAGCCGGGACCGCGGCCTCAAGACCGACTTTTACCGCAGCATCGCCTCGCTCAAACTGTTCCTGATCGCCTATCAGGACGAGCCGCGTGTCGAGGTGTGGCGGCGAGAACCCGATAGCGGCTGGGCATTCGAGGCCAGGGACTTGGGCGGCGCGATCGACCTGCCCGAACTCGGCGGCCGCTTGGCCGTTGCCGAGATCTATGACGACATCGCCTTCTAG
- a CDS encoding homospermidine synthase: MSDGPKKDWPVHGRITGPIVMIGFGSIGRGTLPLIERHFEYDRARFTVIDPVDTHKDLAEKHGLRFETVALTKENYRDVLTPLLTEGGGQGFCVNLSVDTSSRDILELCRELGALYIDTVAEPWAGFYFDKDLSQADRTNYALRENILAARRAAPGGTTAVSCCGANPGMVSWFVKQALLNIAADTGVTDPEPKSREEWAGLMQKLGVRGVHIAERDTQRAKNPKPQGVFVNTWSVEGFVSEGNQPAELGWGTHETWKPANAEEQTKGSRCAIFLLQPGADTRVRSWTPTAQAQFGFLVTHNEAISIADYYTVREGSEAVYRPTCHYAYHPANDAVLSLHEMWGNAGKVQERQHILDENEIVDGIDELGVLLYGHKKNAYWYGSQLSIEETRRIAPYQNATGLQVTSAVLAGMVWALENPEAGIVEADEIDFRRCLEVQTPYLGPVVGVYTDWTPLTDRPGLFPEDIDPSDPWQFRNVLVHG, translated from the coding sequence ATGTCCGATGGCCCGAAGAAGGATTGGCCCGTCCACGGTCGCATCACCGGCCCGATCGTGATGATCGGCTTCGGCTCGATCGGCCGGGGCACCCTGCCCCTCATCGAGCGCCATTTCGAGTACGACCGCGCCCGCTTCACCGTGATCGATCCGGTCGATACCCATAAGGATCTGGCCGAGAAGCACGGCCTGCGCTTCGAGACGGTCGCGCTGACGAAGGAGAATTACCGCGACGTCCTCACGCCGCTCCTCACCGAGGGCGGCGGCCAGGGCTTCTGCGTGAACCTCTCGGTCGACACCTCCTCGCGCGACATCCTCGAACTCTGCCGCGAACTCGGCGCGCTCTACATCGACACGGTGGCCGAGCCCTGGGCCGGCTTCTACTTCGACAAGGATCTGAGCCAGGCCGACCGCACCAACTACGCGCTCCGCGAGAACATCCTCGCCGCCCGCCGCGCCGCCCCCGGCGGCACGACCGCCGTGTCGTGCTGCGGCGCCAATCCCGGCATGGTCTCGTGGTTCGTCAAGCAGGCGCTCCTGAACATCGCGGCGGATACGGGCGTCACCGATCCGGAGCCCAAATCCCGCGAGGAGTGGGCCGGGCTGATGCAGAAGCTCGGCGTCAGGGGCGTCCACATCGCCGAGCGCGACACCCAGCGCGCCAAGAACCCCAAGCCCCAGGGCGTGTTCGTCAATACTTGGTCGGTAGAGGGCTTCGTCTCCGAGGGCAACCAGCCGGCCGAACTCGGCTGGGGCACGCACGAGACCTGGAAGCCCGCCAATGCCGAGGAGCAGACCAAGGGCTCGCGCTGCGCGATCTTCCTGCTCCAGCCCGGCGCCGACACCCGCGTGCGCTCCTGGACCCCGACCGCGCAGGCGCAGTTCGGCTTCCTCGTGACCCACAACGAGGCGATCTCGATCGCGGACTACTACACGGTCCGCGAGGGCAGTGAGGCGGTCTACCGCCCGACCTGCCACTACGCCTATCACCCGGCCAACGACGCCGTGCTCTCGCTGCACGAGATGTGGGGCAACGCCGGCAAGGTGCAGGAGCGCCAGCACATCCTCGACGAGAACGAGATCGTCGACGGCATCGACGAGCTGGGCGTCCTCCTCTACGGCCACAAGAAGAACGCCTACTGGTACGGCTCGCAGCTCTCCATCGAGGAGACCCGGCGGATCGCCCCCTACCAGAACGCGACCGGCCTGCAGGTGACGAGCGCCGTGCTCGCCGGCATGGTCTGGGCACTGGAGAACCCGGAGGCCGGCATCGTCGAGGCCGACGAGATCGACTTCCGCCGCTGCCTGGAAGTGCAGACGCCGTATCTCGGCCCGGTCGTGGGCGTCTACACCGACTGGACCCCGCTCACCGACCGCCCCGGCCTGTTCCCGGAGGACATCGACCCGAGCGATCCTTGGCAGTTCCGCAACGTGCTCGTGCACGGCTGA
- a CDS encoding Uma2 family endonuclease, protein MAVAARRDTRMRVAEYRDWAAARPDDERWELIEGVPLLMSPATGRHQRIVMNIAKRLDDLAERRGCGAYPGLAILSEAMDDYAPIPDVVVQCGEPPKDGYTGDPLLVVEVLSPSTLVLDRGRKTEFYQSVPSLAVLLLVQPDEARVEVWRRAPDWTVEVAGPGAVIDLPELGGMLSVAEIHARLSF, encoded by the coding sequence ATGGCTGTCGCCGCGCGTCGCGATACCCGCATGCGGGTCGCCGAGTATCGGGACTGGGCCGCCGCGCGTCCGGACGACGAGCGCTGGGAACTGATCGAAGGCGTGCCGCTGTTGATGTCACCCGCCACGGGGCGGCATCAGCGGATCGTCATGAACATCGCCAAGCGTCTCGATGATCTCGCCGAGCGCCGTGGCTGCGGCGCCTATCCGGGTCTCGCGATCCTGAGCGAAGCCATGGACGATTACGCGCCGATTCCCGACGTGGTGGTGCAATGCGGCGAGCCGCCGAAAGACGGCTATACCGGCGACCCCCTGCTCGTCGTGGAAGTCCTCTCCCCCTCGACCCTCGTGCTCGACCGCGGGCGCAAGACTGAGTTCTATCAGTCCGTTCCGTCACTCGCCGTCCTCCTGCTCGTGCAGCCGGACGAAGCGCGGGTGGAGGTCTGGCGCCGGGCGCCGGACTGGACGGTTGAAGTCGCCGGGCCCGGCGCGGTCATCGACCTGCCCGAACTCGGCGGCATGCTGTCCGTGGCGGAGATCCATGCGCGCCTCAGCTTCTGA
- a CDS encoding GNAT family N-acetyltransferase, producing the protein MIQIRNETASDVVAREHLLDACFGPGRFLKTSQRLREGRLPARGLALSAVRGEKLVGTVRLWDVETGCGRPALLLGPLAVDPEVQGTGLGGALMRAALAEAAAFGHGAVLLVGDAPYYARFGFAPEKTAGLYMPGPFERERFLGLELAAKALAGAEGVLRATGAFEQLPEVAAEAAAVVARRHAA; encoded by the coding sequence GTGATCCAGATCCGCAATGAAACCGCCTCCGATGTCGTGGCCCGCGAGCACCTGCTCGACGCCTGCTTCGGCCCCGGCCGCTTCCTGAAGACCTCGCAGCGCCTTCGCGAGGGCCGTCTTCCCGCGCGCGGCCTCGCCCTCTCGGCTGTCCGGGGGGAGAAGCTCGTCGGCACCGTCCGGCTGTGGGATGTCGAGACCGGCTGCGGCCGGCCGGCCCTGCTGCTGGGCCCGCTCGCGGTCGATCCGGAGGTTCAGGGCACCGGCCTCGGCGGAGCGCTGATGCGGGCCGCGCTCGCCGAAGCGGCGGCGTTCGGCCATGGCGCCGTGCTGCTGGTGGGGGATGCGCCCTACTACGCCCGCTTCGGCTTCGCCCCGGAGAAGACGGCAGGGCTTTACATGCCCGGTCCGTTCGAGCGCGAGCGCTTCCTCGGACTGGAACTGGCGGCCAAAGCACTCGCAGGCGCAGAGGGCGTGCTGCGCGCGACCGGCGCGTTCGAGCAACTGCCGGAGGTCGCGGCCGAGGCCGCCGCGGTCGTGGCGCGACGACACGCCGCCTGA